The following DNA comes from Chelmon rostratus isolate fCheRos1 chromosome 3, fCheRos1.pri, whole genome shotgun sequence.
ATTCTAGACAGGAGACCGAGCTCTTCATCATGAACTGTGACATAGATGGTGCGTATTGTATGATACAATTTCTGTCTGAGGTTTGCATCGTTAATTATCAGGAGACAATCTGTTGCAACTGCATGCCAAGAGCGTTGGTGTGTATTTCAGGTGACATGGAGAACcaggtggagagggaggagaggacgagGTTAATAAATCAGGTTTTGGAACTTCAGCACACACTGGAAggtaacacacactcatatcactcacacacacaacttcatTTTTACTCTCCAGGTTGAGAACTGGCCCTCGTGGTTAGTTaagtcagcagcagctgtccaTATGTTCGAGTTGTTTTAATCAGGATCTTTACTGGAAGTCCTTTGACATTCGAAGGCTTTTAAGTCTTGAATTTAACATGCAGAAAACCTGTTCTCACTCCTATGCATATGTCCTCCGTGTCTTTCATTCATCTTCTGAGTGTGAAGCTTTAAAACGGTGGATGCTTGCTTGctccctgtgctgctgctctttaCTCCTGCTCTTTTGTTCCTCATCTCAGCCACTCCGCTGTCTTGATATCGTCCCGTGCTAATGCACTCACTCTACCTCCGTCACActgcctctctccttctcctctctgcattCACAAACAACATGCACATAGACACAAGCTTTTGTCCAGTGGATGGCAGATTCTTTCCCAGCACAAGTGGTGATAGTTTGGATTGTGAAAGAGTTCAGATATTTTTTTGATGGGAAAAAAACCCCACTGTGAAACCTGCAGGTGAAATCATTTTTTTACGTGTAAACACTGCAGAGTTACATAACCTGAGGATCAAAACAGTTTCACTTGACTAAATGTCACCAACCAACCTGAGTGTGCACAGTCTTTTATCCtgtgtctttttcctttcagacAAATGCAGGTTATTCCATACAGCTATGggcttttacattttatacttaaACTAATTGGACCATGGACATCCAGTTTAATAATTAGCTTTAGCTGATGAATAATTACAATTATCATCAGTTTTTACAACACATCGTGATTTGTGCCCAAACAAAAATGAGAATGAATTGAATTCAAGTGGTAAACCGGCTGgctgtgtgcacatttgtgtttgaatgCTAGGAGTCATATTCTTTCTTATCATTGCTGGTACATTGCTGGATTCATGACTTCTGTGTTGTAACTTCccattctttatttttgttccaGACCTGTCAGCCCGGGTGGACGCAGTCAAGGAAGAGAACCTGAAGTTAAAGTCTGAGAACCAGGTCCTGGGTCAGTACATCGAGAACCTCATGTCAGCCTCCAGCGTCTTCCAGACCACCGACACCAAGAGCAAACGGAAGTGAGGTACCCCCGGGAAAGAGCTGAAGTCCCAGACTGGCAGCTGGGGGGAGGAAACCCAGCGTGGAGACATGGAGAGGGCTCTGTTTTCTCAGCAGACCTGGGCTTTTTTCCTCCAACCGGTCTCACTTAGCTGAGTCAAAACTAACAAGGTaataatcaaaaacataaaCTGAACCCATCCTGCGGACCCTaattaaatgttattgttgcCCAGGTCTGTTTTGCAGCAGTGTCCTTTCCACACCACAGACGAGGTAGACATCACCCTTTGCTCGCTAACACAAGAACAGAA
Coding sequences within:
- the scoca gene encoding short coiled-coil protein A, which codes for MNCDIDGDMENQVEREERTRLINQVLELQHTLEDLSARVDAVKEENLKLKSENQVLGQYIENLMSASSVFQTTDTKSKRK